One Perognathus longimembris pacificus isolate PPM17 chromosome 13, ASM2315922v1, whole genome shotgun sequence genomic window, CACATAAATGAATGTAATGGTCCCATAGTACAAAGTGACTGCAGTGAGGTGGGAAGtacaggtggagaaggccttgtGGCGGCCCTCAGTGGAGCTCATCTTCAGGATGGTGATGAGGATGTAGACATAGGAAATGGCTATCACAATCACTGTGACCACAATGATGGAGCCAGCAGTAAATGAGGGAACAATTGTGAGGATGCTGCCTGCAGAACAGGATACTTCAACTAAAGGAGCAAAATCACAGGAGAAATGATTAACTCTATTGGATCCACAGAAGAGTAAACCAAAGAAGGAAAGACTAAAGGAGGAAGCATTCAGAAAACTTCCTATATAAACTACTACGAGTAAGCGGACGCAAACTTGTGTAGACATTTTGATTGAATACAGCAGGGGGTTGCAAATGGCCATAAAGCGATCATAGGCCATTGCAGCTAGAACAAAGCATTCAACTGTCCCAAAGAAAACAGCTGACCCAAGCTGAATGCCACATCCTAGATAAGAGATTGTGTTTCTCTCCACCAAAAAGTTAACCAGCATATTAGGTGTGACAGCAGATGAATGGCCTATGTCAGCAAAAGCTAAGTGGctgaggaaaaagtacatggggtGATGGAGCTGAGTGGAGACTCTGATGAGAAGGATTGTGCAGAGATTTCCAGGTACTGCCACCAGGTAGATGCACAGGATGATGATGAAGAGGACGACTCGAAGAACTGGATCATGAGTTAAGCCCAATAAAATGAACTCTGTCACTGCAGTGTGATTACTATCCACCAGGGAATCCATCAGACAATGGAGCTTctgccaaagcaaatctaggatGAATAGATTACatgaaatg contains:
- the LOC125361609 gene encoding olfactory receptor 502-like; protein product: MDSLVDSNHTAVTEFILLGLTHDPVLRVVLFIIILCIYLVAVPGNLCTILLIRVSTQLHHPMYFFLSHLAFADIGHSSAVTPNMLVNFLVERNTISYLGCGIQLGSAVFFGTVECFVLAAMAYDRFMAICNPLLYSIKMSTQVCVRLLVVVYIGSFLNASSFSLSFFGLLFCGSNRVNHFSCDFAPLVEVSCSAGSILTIVPSFTAGSIIVVTVIVIAISYVYILITILKMSSTEGRHKAFSTCTSHLTAVTLYYGTITFIYVMPKSNYSTDQNKVISVFYMLVIPMLNPLIYSLRNNEIKGALKRELGFKTYF